A region from the Pelotomaculum isophthalicicum JI genome encodes:
- a CDS encoding alpha-amylase family glycosyl hydrolase: MFCGSSAGPEQYHGGNFAGIMEKIPYLKHLGVTALWITPVYLGIGGIHGAAGLTEGYHGYWPLDFERIDTHLIPDTVDNGRDKLKMLVEQLHDNGIKIILDVIVSHTGYHNENYHNYPHRLPAHWFKKHQDDLPFGLPALDHGQADVRDYFVNNIIDWIEDTGIDAIRLDSARHIDQTFWYYFKAYVRGKYRNIFFLGEVLDFDADSVSKYQREHDFDSLFDFPLCGNIIDVMIRNEDNKPPEHRKGMCAIAGPRGAAAPETPGVLDTDWKYNNANRLVTLVDNHDLEKRVMSWAVNYSNGDRSEAANLVVYVLSFLLTTRGIPQVYYGTEIGLEGDRCAGGDARLRMDMPWEKIDPSTLEPFPGYSVESFIYRSLRKLIRLRRENEALQYGYLFTLYSSFDVYVYMREFRGNTIIVGLNNSRTDRSVRIDIAVNLNVPGRIKKNFADRRIMVNLMDTSETVEYLPSGKLGMNIKGKQALILKLV, encoded by the coding sequence GTGTTTTGCGGCAGTTCAGCCGGTCCGGAGCAGTACCACGGAGGGAATTTCGCCGGGATCATGGAAAAGATCCCTTATTTAAAGCATCTCGGCGTTACAGCTTTGTGGATCACCCCGGTCTATCTGGGTATCGGCGGCATCCACGGCGCGGCGGGGCTGACTGAAGGCTACCATGGTTACTGGCCGCTTGATTTTGAACGGATCGATACGCATCTTATTCCTGATACAGTGGATAACGGCAGGGATAAATTGAAAATGCTGGTCGAGCAGTTGCATGATAACGGGATTAAAATTATCCTCGACGTAATTGTCAGCCATACCGGATACCATAATGAGAATTACCATAATTATCCCCACCGCCTGCCCGCGCACTGGTTTAAAAAACATCAGGACGACTTGCCCTTCGGCCTGCCGGCCCTTGATCACGGGCAGGCCGATGTCAGGGATTATTTTGTGAACAATATTATCGACTGGATTGAAGATACGGGAATAGACGCCATCAGGCTGGATTCAGCCAGACATATAGACCAGACTTTCTGGTACTATTTTAAGGCGTATGTGCGGGGGAAATACCGGAATATTTTTTTTCTGGGCGAAGTGCTGGATTTTGATGCTGATTCCGTGTCGAAATACCAGAGGGAACATGATTTTGACTCTCTTTTTGATTTCCCCTTGTGTGGCAATATTATTGATGTGATGATCCGGAACGAAGATAATAAGCCGCCGGAGCACCGTAAGGGTATGTGCGCCATAGCCGGGCCGCGCGGCGCTGCCGCCCCTGAAACGCCCGGGGTGCTGGATACCGACTGGAAATATAATAATGCCAACCGTCTGGTCACACTTGTGGATAACCACGATTTGGAGAAAAGAGTAATGAGCTGGGCGGTGAATTATTCTAACGGAGACAGAAGCGAGGCGGCGAATCTGGTTGTTTATGTTTTATCATTTTTGTTGACCACCAGGGGTATACCTCAGGTATATTACGGCACGGAAATCGGCCTGGAGGGTGACCGCTGTGCGGGTGGGGACGCTCGCCTGCGCATGGATATGCCATGGGAGAAAATCGACCCGTCAACATTGGAGCCTTTTCCTGGTTATTCTGTGGAAAGTTTTATTTACCGCAGCTTGCGCAAATTAATCAGGCTTCGCCGGGAAAACGAAGCACTTCAATACGGCTATCTATTCACCCTTTACTCCAGCTTTGACGTTTATGTTTACATGAGGGAGTTCCGCGGGAATACCATCATCGTGGGCTTGAACAACAGCCGGACTGATCGGTCCGTTAGGATAGATATTGCCGTAAACCTGAATGTACCTGGCCGGATTAAGAAAAATTTTGCCGACCGCCGGATCATGGTAAATCTCATGGATACTTCTGAGACAGTAGAATACCTTCCTTCCGGTAAATTGGGAATGAACATCAAGGGGAAGCAAGCGCTGATCCTTAAATTAGTCTGA
- a CDS encoding alpha/beta hydrolase: protein MGRSFVWNKVKYPNWTGLKLSGILYAGPAEGTIVVVCHGFTGSKEGGGRAVAMAEELGSRGYATLLFDFSGCGDSEGDFADVCLTRHIGDVKCSVDFCRGLGFNRVVTVGRSFGGTAAIGLGRAGGDVAGVCTWSAPGALREVFTRLRVQAAGEDSDMIRLSEEEDALRIKKSFITDLDRYDIFSRAALIAPSPLLVIHGSNDQVVPVDNAWSIYKAAGDPKKIQIIPEADHQFTGSHLKVWEVFFEWLAEHFPTNMNCS from the coding sequence TTGGGGCGTTCGTTTGTCTGGAATAAGGTGAAATACCCCAATTGGACAGGTCTTAAACTGTCAGGAATTCTTTATGCCGGTCCGGCTGAGGGTACAATAGTGGTTGTTTGCCATGGCTTTACCGGAAGCAAGGAGGGTGGCGGACGGGCGGTCGCCATGGCGGAGGAATTGGGTTCGCGTGGATACGCCACTCTGCTTTTTGACTTTAGCGGTTGCGGAGACAGCGAAGGTGATTTTGCCGACGTTTGTCTCACACGGCATATAGGGGACGTTAAGTGTTCAGTGGATTTTTGCCGCGGTCTTGGTTTCAACAGGGTTGTCACGGTTGGCCGAAGCTTTGGCGGGACGGCGGCTATTGGCCTGGGTAGGGCTGGCGGCGATGTGGCCGGTGTTTGCACCTGGTCGGCCCCGGGCGCGTTAAGGGAAGTATTCACTCGTTTGCGTGTCCAAGCGGCCGGCGAGGATAGCGATATGATCAGATTGTCGGAAGAAGAGGATGCGTTACGGATAAAAAAGAGTTTTATCACTGATCTGGACAGGTATGATATATTCAGCCGGGCTGCTCTGATTGCGCCTAGTCCGCTGCTGGTTATCCACGGGAGCAATGATCAGGTGGTCCCGGTAGATAACGCCTGGTCGATTTACAAAGCTGCCGGTGATCCGAAAAAAATTCAAATTATCCCTGAAGCCGACCACCAGTTTACCGGAAGTCACCTGAAAGTATGGGAAGTGTTCTTTGAGTGGCTGGCAGAGCACTTTCCAACGAACATGAATTGTAGTTAA
- a CDS encoding small, acid-soluble spore protein, alpha/beta type — protein sequence MSRRRGGVMSERLKYELADELGVGGVVRRDGGYFGNVSSKNCGNLVRLAIERAEQTMAGNNGWK from the coding sequence ATGAGCAGAAGGCGTGGAGGAGTAATGTCCGAAAGGCTGAAGTATGAATTAGCCGACGAGTTGGGCGTAGGCGGCGTGGTACGCAGGGATGGCGGCTACTTCGGTAATGTTTCTTCGAAAAACTGTGGTAACCTGGTCAGACTTGCGATCGAACGGGCCGAACAAACCATGGCGGGGAACAATGGCTGGAAGTAA
- a CDS encoding DUF47 domain-containing protein has product MFQKKKDVFFDNLVMIAKNLQLAIQVFREEITKLSDAEEFALQLKTVEDMGDHYTHEIILALNRTFITPFEREDILGLTLKLDDVLDCLEACASRLELYNILEADDYMMLFTKNIEMCIQEIVYAINHLVEKRLTDMTNHTHKINELENVADDLLRDSLKTLFSTCTDAIELIKRKDIYGMMEAVSDSCEDVANILEGIMMRSS; this is encoded by the coding sequence ATGTTTCAAAAGAAAAAAGACGTTTTTTTTGATAATTTGGTGATGATAGCTAAAAATCTTCAGCTTGCTATTCAGGTTTTCCGCGAAGAAATAACCAAACTGAGCGATGCGGAAGAATTCGCCCTGCAACTCAAAACTGTTGAGGATATGGGGGATCACTATACTCATGAAATTATTCTGGCTTTAAATAGAACCTTCATAACTCCTTTTGAACGTGAAGACATACTGGGGCTTACTTTGAAACTGGATGATGTATTAGATTGCCTGGAAGCGTGCGCTTCCCGCCTGGAGCTTTATAATATCCTCGAAGCAGACGATTATATGATGCTTTTTACGAAAAATATTGAAATGTGCATCCAGGAAATTGTTTACGCGATAAACCACCTGGTGGAAAAAAGGCTTACGGATATGACCAACCATACCCATAAGATTAACGAATTGGAAAATGTGGCGGACGACCTGCTCCGGGATAGTCTGAAAACACTTTTCTCCACTTGTACCGATGCGATTGAGTTAATTAAAAGGAAAGATATATATGGCATGATGGAAGCTGTATCAGATTCCTGCGAGGACGTGGCTAATATTCTTGAAGGTATTATGATGCGGAGTTCTTAA
- a CDS encoding inorganic phosphate transporter — protein sequence MLDSTAILIGLVVLLALSFDFINGFHDTANSIATSISTKALPPRIAILLSAAMNLLGAMLFTGVAQTIGGKIANPMQLEHGMYIVAAALLSGIAWNLITWYYGIPSSSSHALIGSLTGAVIVAGGYQAVNYKGFLTIIEALIISPLIAFSVGFIIMNLIRIIFKNAHPGKLNRRFRSLQVFTAAWQAFSHGTNDAQKSMGIITFALVAGGLQANLEVPFWVKSSCALAMALGTSVGGWKIIKTVGTQIFKLEPSSGFASDVSSALIIIIATFLKLPVSTTHVISSAIMGVGSAKRVSAVKWETAEKIVMAWMITLPVTIIFAGLTYWIISLIFNF from the coding sequence ATGTTGGACTCAACAGCAATCCTCATTGGCTTGGTCGTGCTCCTGGCCCTTTCATTTGACTTTATTAACGGTTTTCATGATACAGCCAATTCGATTGCCACGTCAATTTCCACAAAAGCGCTTCCCCCCAGGATTGCTATTTTGCTGTCCGCCGCTATGAACTTGCTCGGAGCGATGCTGTTTACCGGGGTAGCGCAAACCATCGGCGGGAAAATTGCCAATCCAATGCAGCTGGAGCATGGCATGTATATTGTTGCCGCTGCGTTGCTCTCGGGCATTGCCTGGAATTTAATTACCTGGTATTACGGAATACCGAGCAGTTCTTCACATGCCCTAATCGGTTCCCTAACCGGGGCCGTTATCGTCGCCGGCGGGTATCAAGCGGTAAATTATAAAGGTTTTTTAACTATTATCGAGGCATTAATCATATCACCACTAATTGCTTTTTCAGTGGGTTTTATCATTATGAACTTAATCAGAATCATTTTTAAAAATGCCCATCCTGGCAAGCTAAACAGACGTTTCCGTTCTCTTCAAGTATTTACAGCCGCTTGGCAGGCTTTCAGCCATGGCACTAACGACGCGCAAAAATCAATGGGTATTATCACTTTCGCTTTGGTGGCAGGGGGGCTGCAGGCGAACCTTGAAGTGCCGTTTTGGGTAAAAAGTTCATGCGCGTTAGCGATGGCGCTGGGAACTTCGGTCGGCGGTTGGAAAATTATTAAAACTGTCGGCACCCAAATTTTCAAGTTAGAGCCTTCAAGCGGTTTTGCGTCCGACGTTAGTTCAGCGTTGATAATCATTATCGCTACTTTTTTAAAATTGCCGGTTAGTACAACTCACGTAATATCATCTGCCATTATGGGCGTTGGTTCGGCTAAGCGTGTTTCCGCCGTAAAGTGGGAAACAGCTGAAAAAATCGTCATGGCATGGATGATTACACTGCCAGTTACCATTATCTTTGCTGGTTTGACATATTGGATAATTTCTTTAATATTTAATTTTTAA